The following DNA comes from Janthinobacterium sp. TB1-E2.
TCCTGCGGCTCGATGTGGATGTCCGAAGCGCGCACCTGCGTGGCATCCTCGAACACCGATTGCAGCAGCTTGACGATGGGCGCCTCTTCCAGGCCCGGATTGGCGGCCAGCGCGCCGAAGTCGACGGACACGTCGCCCAGGTCCTGCTCCAGCTCGCGCGTCAGGGTCGAGATATCTTCCGTGCGGCGGTAGATGCGGTCGATGGCGGCCAGCACTTCCGTCTCATTGACCACAGCCAGCTCGATCTGGCGCTTGACCAGGCGCGAAATTTCATCGTACGCGAACAGGTCGGTCGGATCGGACATGCCGACCAGCAAACCCTCGCGGCGGTCTTCCAGCACCAGCGCGCGGAAACGGCGCGCCTGGGTTTCCGGCAGCAGCCGCACCAGTTCGGGATTGATGTTGAAAAACTTCAGATTGATGTAGGGAATGTCGAGCTGGCGCGCCAGCGCGCCCGAAATCTGCTCTTCCGTAACGAAGCCGTGCTCGACAAAAACGCGGCCCAGCTTGCGTCCCGAACGCTTCTGTTCCGTCAAGGCCTGGCCCAACTGTTCTTCCGTCAGCAGTTTCTGCTGCACCAAAATTTCACCGAGCCGGACTTTCTCTGGCCTTGCCATTGCATACTCCTCGACAAACAAATTCCACAGACGATACACGCCAGCGGCGCGCGCAGGTATTTTATTCCAGAACCTGTTGTTTCTTAAAGAAAATACATTCCAACGTTTGATTTTTGCGCATTTCAACACACTGCAAGGAAACGCTTGCCGCCCACCTGCGCCCGTGGCAATAATGGCGGTCGTTCACCGCCTTTCCTGCCGACCATTGCCCCTATGAACGCCTGCGCCATCGAGTTCCACAACGTGCATCTGCAACTGGCGGGCAGCGCCGTGCTGCGCGGCATCGACCTGCAGGTGCGCGCGGGGGAACTGTTCGGCCTGGTCGGCGTGAATGGCGCGGGCAAGACTTCCCTGCTGAAATGCCTGCTCGACTTTTGCGCGCCCGAGCGGGGAGACATCGCCATTTTCGGCCAGCCGCACAGGCACGGCGCCGCGCGCCAGCCGCTGTCGTTTCTGCCGGAACGTTTCCAGGCGCCGTATTACCTGACGGGCGGCGACTTCCTGCGCTACCTGTCGCGCCTGCACGATGTGCGCCCCGATGCGCAAGCCGTGCAGCAAGTCGCGGGCGCACTGGACCTGGCGCCGGACGCCCTGCTGCGCCCCGCGCGCGAGTATTCGAAAGGCATGATGCAGAAACTGGGGCTGGCCGCGTGCCTGCTGTCGGGCAAGCGGCAACTGGTGCTGGATGAACCGATGAGTGGACTCGACCCGAAAGCGCGCGCGCAATTCAAGCAAGTGCTGCGGCAAGCGCGAACGCAAGGCCGTGGCGCCCTGCTCACTTCGCATGCGCTGGCCGACGTGGAAGAATTGTGCGACCGCATGGCCATCCTGCATGCGGGCCGCATCGTGTTTACAGGCACGCCCGCCGAATGCCGCGCCCGCCATGGCGGCGCGGAAGACGCCAGCCTGGAGCAGGCTTTCCTCAATTGCATCGCGACATGAACGCCGACACGCAGGTTTCCAGCCACTACGCGCCATCGCCGCACGGCATGTATCTGCGCCATTTCGGCTTACGCACGGCGCCGTTCGGCATCACGCCGGACCCGGCCTTTTTTTATAGGGGCAATACACGGGGCGAACTGCTCGACGCGCTGCTGTATGCCGTCACGCAAGGCGAAGGCATCATCAAGCTGACGGGCGAAGTGGGCAGCGGCAAGACCATGCTGTGCCGCATGCTGGCCGAGCGCCTGCCGCCCCAGGTCGACGTGCTGTACCTGCTCAATCCCTGCCTGGAGCCGGACGAAGTCCTGCACGCCATCGCCGCCGAACTGGGCCTGGAACTGGACGGTTGCCGCGCCGATGCCGTGCTGCGCGCCCTGCACGGCGAGCTGATCGCCCGGCATGCGGCGGGGCGCCAGGTGGTACTGCTGGCCGAAGAAGCGCAAGCCATGCCGGGCGCCACCCTGGAAGCGCTGCGCCTGCTGACGAATTTGGAAACGGCCAGCCACAAGCTGCTGCAGATCGTCCTGTTTGGCCAGCCGGAATTGCAGCACACCTTGGACTTGCCCCAGTTCCGCCAACTGAAGGAACGCATCACCCACAGTTTTACCGTGCCGCGCCTGCCGCAAGCCTTGCTGAACGATTATCTGGCCTGCCGCTTGGCCGCCGCCGGCCGCATGGCGCCGCTCGTCTTCACACCGTCCGCCCTGCGCCGGCTGGCGCACGCGGCGC
Coding sequences within:
- a CDS encoding ABC transporter ATP-binding protein, with amino-acid sequence MNACAIEFHNVHLQLAGSAVLRGIDLQVRAGELFGLVGVNGAGKTSLLKCLLDFCAPERGDIAIFGQPHRHGAARQPLSFLPERFQAPYYLTGGDFLRYLSRLHDVRPDAQAVQQVAGALDLAPDALLRPAREYSKGMMQKLGLAACLLSGKRQLVLDEPMSGLDPKARAQFKQVLRQARTQGRGALLTSHALADVEELCDRMAILHAGRIVFTGTPAECRARHGGAEDASLEQAFLNCIAT
- a CDS encoding ExeA family protein: MNADTQVSSHYAPSPHGMYLRHFGLRTAPFGITPDPAFFYRGNTRGELLDALLYAVTQGEGIIKLTGEVGSGKTMLCRMLAERLPPQVDVLYLLNPCLEPDEVLHAIAAELGLELDGCRADAVLRALHGELIARHAAGRQVVLLAEEAQAMPGATLEALRLLTNLETASHKLLQIVLFGQPELQHTLDLPQFRQLKERITHSFTVPRLPQALLNDYLACRLAAAGRMAPLVFTPSALRRLAHAAQGIVRRVNILADKALLAAFADDAQEIGARHVRLAIADSPFHRPPWHAGKLVAGALSALMLLLAAALLWQWLMPGQAAVPRTPRPAQPAPSTLLDSKLAESRGWLARQGPQQLVLHITSLPATETAAAEAFLQQAQQAIGLRDLHVFRLPGAASANAAERLDIVYGSFADRASAEAVWARLAPTSPQKILLNDIGSIRTEMKAVTPAQTGRGAP